One genomic region from Cucumis melo cultivar AY chromosome 9, USDA_Cmelo_AY_1.0, whole genome shotgun sequence encodes:
- the LOC103504676 gene encoding serine/threonine-protein kinase TIO produces the protein MGVENYHVIELVGEGSFGKVYKGRRKNTGQTVAMKFIMKHGKSEKDIHNLRQEIEILRKLKHENIIEMLDSFESPQEFCVVTEFAQGELFEILEDDKCLPEEQVQAIAKQLVRALHYLHSNRIIHRDMKPQNILIGAGSVVKLCDFGFARAMSTNTVVLRSIKGTPLYMAPELVREQPYNHTADLWSLGVILYELFVGQPPFYTNSVYALIRHIVKDPVKYPDNMSSSFKSFLRGLLNKVPQNRLTWPALLEHPFVKETSDELEMKELHATSVATRGCNPTWRGEGNANLASNVSSPGGKIDAPAGFQDKNSVNTPNAQLNSPNSILGNNSHLEEFPGFASPNDVKHSGCQTLDKLEDNSRTVKGAQVISQDTEALTHILGQLQRWSEMSQNSCREQVILSSSQSLRILSNLAAAGAIQCTGRFDEVTHELLVFTRVIVNLKSVEVNDLIIKSFSIVRTLVSKSGGVTGSLSFRHWVTLAEIFSQVICSSGDLSGEVVCESTACVAVLLSKVAQGLKASYSGSGPEVVCAPNEILRKILDHAKTSGLVDHLCLCLATSGASLISGSSILLRAACEACRALWSLIESFEILFVKENTYLFPLNAFRSHSLLRLDIRDHEKGSLQGSDSTKVVDAVTRAFLKSNAIQVSIYYCLHQRHEAALSSCIQILLRCCLHNGIVPGVLCGLPSSLPVTTVVSGGGDGTIVAEAFNVLSLCISVLNKDSQTGDMSNVKCKLVNPSSLVMHSCLLLATVAQCLKSMGRNSALFMLTTSPKRQLSRLSVLAHSFSSDDKIRNAVLPHCASGMLALASILSLEIGASVESSVSEISIPLIPRTATLCDYLKISSLGNNDGHTNEFGQFLSHWHGCMDGCVGLLEARLRWGGPLAVQQLCASNIPHLLVNMLAKNGSSASQGMDIKNDQVGLSPIGLVWTVSSISHCLLGGSLTFRQILIRNDNIKLMSDLISDAHLKLVKSWGGPGGGKSGVKDVINVVIDLLAFPFVAVQNAPGLPSATASVNSGFLLNMGSPGGRVCMDDKDLVKAIEDDLGKYIKILSEVGVPGIVIRCLEHSEFKDIGRPVAFLAKMISHRPLAVQLVGKGLLDANRMRRLLDTSNSKEILLDILMIISDLARMDKAFYEYINGASILDFLKEFLAHEDPNIRAKACSALGNMCRHSSYFYGSLARYDIINLLIDRCSDADKRTRKFACFAIGNAAYHDDTLYGELRRSIPQLANLLVSSEEDKTKANAAGALSNLVRNSNMLCEDIVSRGAMQALLKLVADCSAVALNPSRKDAANESPLKIALFSLAKMCSHAPCRQFLLSSKLFPVIGQLRQSPESIIAKYASVIVSKVAET, from the exons ATGGGTGTTGAAAATTACCATGTAATCGAGCTGGTTGGGGAGGGGTCTTTTGGTAAAGTTTATAAGGGGAGGCGGAAGAACACTGGCCAG ACCGTTGCAATGAAGTTCATTATGAAGCATGGAAAAAGTGAGAAGGACATTCACAATTTAAGACAGGAGATTGAG ATATTAAGAAAGCTGAAGCATGAAAATATCATTGAAATGCTCGACTCGTTTGAAAGCCCGCAAGAGTTTTGTGTTGTCACAGAATTTGCACAA GGTGAGCTTTTTGAGATCCTTGAGGATGATAAATGCCTTCCTGAAGAGCAAGTTCAAGCAATTGCAAAACAGTTG GTAAGAGCATTGCACTACTTGCACTCTAATCGTATCATCCACCGTGATATGAAGCCCCAGAACATTCTTATTGGAGCTGGATCTGTTGTGAAG CTTTGTGATTTTGGGTTTGCTCGAGCAATGTCGACAAATACTGTTGTTTTGCGGTcaataaaag GCACGCCTTTGTACATGGCTCCGGAATTGGTCCGTGAACAACCCTACAATCACACTGCAGATCTGTGGTCATTGGGAGTAATATT GTATGAGTTGTTTGTTGGCCAACCTCCATTTTACACTAACTCTGTGTATGCATTGATTCGGCACATCGTAAAG GATCCAGTTAAATACCCTGATAATATGAGTTCGAGTTTCAAGAGCTTTTTGAGGGGATTGCTCAACAAG GTACCTCAAAATCGACTCACATGGCCTGCTCTTCTGGAACATCCTTTTGTTAAAGAAACTTCAGATGAGCTGGAAATGAAG GAGTTGCATGCTACATCTGTTGCAACCAGAGGGTGCAATCCAACTTGGAGGGGAGAAGGAAATGCTAATCTTGCTTCAAATGTTTCCAGTCCTGGGG GTAAAATTGATGCTCCAGCTGGTTTCCAGGACAAGAACTCTGTAAACACCCCCAATGCTCAGCTTAACAGTCCAAACTCGATACTGGGAAATAATTCCCATCTGGAGGAGTTCCCAGGGTTTGCAAGTCCCAATGATGTTAAACATTCAG GTTGTCAGACATTGGACAAATTGGAAGATAACTCGCGCACTGTGAAAGGTGCACAAGTTATTAGCCAAGATACGGAAGCATTAACCCACATTTTGGGACAATTACAAAGATGGTCTGAAATGTCCCAGAACTCTTGCAG GGAGCAAGTTATACTTAGTTCAAGCCAATCATTGAGAATCCTTTCAAACTTAGCAGCTGCTGGAGCCATTCAATGCACAGGGCGATTTGATGAAGTTACACATGAACTTCTTGTATTCACTAGAGTTATTGTAAACCTGAAATCGGTTGAAGTTAATGATTTAATAATAAAG AGTTTTTCAATTGTTAGAACATTGGTGAGTAAGTCTGGAGGTGTCACGGGAAGCTTGAGCTTTAGACACTGGGTCACTTTGGCAGAAATTTTCTCCCAG GTTATATGTTCTAGTGGAGATTTATCTGGAGAAGTTGTGTGTGAATCCACTGCTTGTGTTGCTGTTCTGTTATCTAAAGTAGCTCAAGGTCTTAAAGCATCTTATTCTGGTTCAGGACCTGAGGTGGTTTGTGCACCTAATGAAATATTGAGAAAGATTTTGGATCATGCCAAGACATCTGGTTTGGTAGATCATTTGTGTCTCTGTTTAGCTACTTCAGGAGCAAGTCTTATTTCAGGTTCTTCAATTCTACTGCGTGCTGCTTGTGAAGCTTGTAGAGCTCTTTGGTCGTTGATAGAGTCATTCGAAATTCTTTTTGTAAAGGAGAACACTTATTTATTTCCCCTTAATGCTTTTAGAAGTCATTCTCTACTCCGACTTGACATTAGGGATCATGAAAAGGGATCCTTACAAGGATCAGATTCAACAAAAGTTGTTGATGCAGTTACCAGGGCATTTCTTAAATCAAATGCAATACAGGTTTCTATTTACTATTGCCTCCATCAACGACATGAAGCTGCCTTGTCGTCTTGTATTCAG ATTCTCCTTAGATGCTGCCTGCATAATGGAATCGTTCCAGGCGTTCTTTGTGGTTTGCCTAGTTCCCTCCCTGTAACTACTGTTGTAAGTGGCGGCGGGGATGGTACTATAGTAGCAGAAGCATTCAATGTATTATCTTTATGTATTTCAGTTTTAAATAAAGATTCACAAACAGGTGATATGAGTAACGTGAAGTGCAAGCTAGTCAATCCTTCCTCCCTGGTTATGCATTCTTGCCTCCTCCTAGCTACAGTTGCTCAATGTTTAAAGTCAATGGGGAGAAATTCTGCATTATTTATGTTGACCACCTCTCCAAAAAGACAGCTCTCACGACTTTCAGTTCTTGCCCATAGTTTTTCTTCTGATGATAAGATAAGGAATGCAGTTTTACCTCATTGTGCATCTGGCATGTTGGCTCTTGCATCCATTCTTTCGCTTGAGATTGGAGCTTCAGTTGAGTCTTCAGTGTCCGAAATATCTATTCCTCTAATTCCTAGAACGGCAACACTATGCGATTATCTAAAAATTTCATCACTAGGCAACAATGACGGGCATACAAATGAGTTTGGTCAGTTCCTTTCGCACTGGCATGGCTGCATGGATGGATGTGTTGGCTTACTAGAGGCTAGGCTGAGGTGGGGTGGACCTCTAGCTGTTCAACAGTTGTGTGCTAGTAATATACCTCACTTGCTTGTTAATATGCTGGCCAAAAATGGTTCAAGTGCTTCTCAAGGAATGGATATCAAGAACGATCAAGTTGGGTTGTCACCTATTGGGCTTGTATGGACTGTTTCATCAATATCCCATTGCCTATTAGGCGGGTCTTTAACTTTCCGTCAAATTTTAATTAGGAATGATAATATCAAGCTCATGTCTGACTTGATATCTGATGCTCATCTCAAGCTTGTTAAGAGTTGGGGTGGGCCGGGTGGAGGCAAGAGCGGAGTCAAAGATGTAATAAATGTGGTAATTGATCTTCTTGCATTTCCTTTTGTTGCTGTACAAAATGCTCCAGGCTTGCCGTCTGCCACTGCTTCTGTGAACAGTGGGTTCCTACTCAACATGGGTTCACCAGGGGGGAGAGTTTGCATGGATGACAAGGATTTGGTGAAAGCTATAGAGGATGACTTGggaaaatatatcaaaattctTTCAGAG GTGGGAGTGCCTGGTATTGTCATTCGATGTTTAGAACATTCGGAGTTCAAGGATATTGGAAGACCTGTTGCCTTTCTTGCTAAAATGATCAGCCATCGACCTCTGGCCGTTCAACTTGTAGGTAAAGGGCTGTTGGATGCAAATAGGATGAGACGGTTGCTTGACACTTCAAATTCAAAGGAGATTTTACTGGATATTTTAATGATTATTTCTGATTTAGCTCGTATGGATAAG GCATTTTATGAATACATCAATGGAGCATCTATTTTGGATTTCCTAAAGGAATTCCTTGCACATGAAGATCCAAATATACGTGCAAAGGCATGCAGTGCCCTGGGAAATATGTGCCGTCATAGTTCTTACTTTTATGGTTCCTTG GCAAGGTATGACATAATCAATCTTCTAATCGATAGATGTTCTGATGCGGACAAACGGACGAGAAAGTTTGCATGCTTTGCT ATTGGAAATGCTGCGTACCATGATGATACGTTGTATGGAGAGCTCAGGAGATCAATACCTCAGCTAGCAAATTTACTGGTATCATCCGAGGAAGACAAAACTAAAGCAAATGCGGCAGGTGCACTAAGTAACCTTGTTCGTAACTCCAACATGCTCTGTGAGGATATTGTTTCCAGAGGCGCGATGCAG GCTTTGTTAAAGTTGGTAGCTGACTGTTCGGCAGTAGCCTTGAATCCAAGCAGAAAAGATGCAGCTAATGAGTCTCCTCTCAAGATAGCCTTGTTTTCCTTGGCAAAGATGTGCTCACACGCACCGTGCCGACAGTTCCTTCTTTCATCAAAGCTATTTCCAGTGATCGGGCAGCTTCGACAATCCCCAGAGTCTATAATCGCCAAATATGCATCTGTAATTGTCAGCAAGGTTGCTGAAACTTGA
- the LOC103504681 gene encoding gluconokinase isoform X2, which translates to MNSNAMVIVLMGVCGSGKSTIGEMLGKALDFTFLDADHFHPISNKEKMSKGIPLSDEDRMPWLEKIRDTLRENIASKRSVVVGCSALQKHYREILRSSDPNYEKMGITMKCVVKFVLLDAPAEVIALRLEKRAKEGNHFMPSALLKSQLDLLQIDDSEGIVKVDATQTPQAILSNILNLVLTQH; encoded by the exons ATGAACTCGAACG CTATGGTGATCGTTCTGATGGGCGTCTGCGGTTCTGGAAAATC GACAATTGGCGAGATGCTTGGCAAAGCCTTGGATTTCACTTTTCTTGATGCTGATCATTTTCACCCAATCTCTAACAAAG AGAAAATGTCGAAAGGAATCCCTCTATCGGACGAAGATCGAATGCCATGGCTCGAGAAGATTCGAGATACATTGAGAGAGAATATAGCAAGTAAACGTAGTGTAGTTGTTGGTTGTTCAGCTCTACAAAAACACTATAGAGAGATTTTGAGATCAAGTGATCCAAATTATGAAAAAATGGGAATAACAATGAAGTGTGTGGTGAAGTTTGTTCTATTGGATGCTCCAGCTGAAGTGATTGCTTTAAGATTAGAGAAAAGAGCCAAAGAAGGGAATCATTTCATGCCTTCTGCTCTTTTGAAATCCCAATTGGATTTGTTGCAAATTGATGATAGTGAAGGTATTGTAAAAGTTGATGCTACTCAAACTCCACAAGCAATTCTGAGTAATATTCTTAACCTAGTTTTAACCCAGCATTAA
- the LOC103504681 gene encoding gluconokinase isoform X1: MCSCKFLKSQLPISLSLSLHFPQKFHQFSRTCPYELERTIGEMLGKALDFTFLDADHFHPISNKEKMSKGIPLSDEDRMPWLEKIRDTLRENIASKRSVVVGCSALQKHYREILRSSDPNYEKMGITMKCVVKFVLLDAPAEVIALRLEKRAKEGNHFMPSALLKSQLDLLQIDDSEGIVKVDATQTPQAILSNILNLVLTQH; the protein is encoded by the exons ATGTGTTCATGTAAATTTCTAAAGTCTCAACTaccaatctctctctctctctctctccatttTCCCCAAAAATTTCATCAATTCTCCCGCACCTGCCCATATGAACTCGAACG GACAATTGGCGAGATGCTTGGCAAAGCCTTGGATTTCACTTTTCTTGATGCTGATCATTTTCACCCAATCTCTAACAAAG AGAAAATGTCGAAAGGAATCCCTCTATCGGACGAAGATCGAATGCCATGGCTCGAGAAGATTCGAGATACATTGAGAGAGAATATAGCAAGTAAACGTAGTGTAGTTGTTGGTTGTTCAGCTCTACAAAAACACTATAGAGAGATTTTGAGATCAAGTGATCCAAATTATGAAAAAATGGGAATAACAATGAAGTGTGTGGTGAAGTTTGTTCTATTGGATGCTCCAGCTGAAGTGATTGCTTTAAGATTAGAGAAAAGAGCCAAAGAAGGGAATCATTTCATGCCTTCTGCTCTTTTGAAATCCCAATTGGATTTGTTGCAAATTGATGATAGTGAAGGTATTGTAAAAGTTGATGCTACTCAAACTCCACAAGCAATTCTGAGTAATATTCTTAACCTAGTTTTAACCCAGCATTAA
- the LOC103504680 gene encoding receptor-like protein EIX1 isoform X2 yields the protein MSKLVSKKSSVVILLRVLWMILLLLHLHSCFFITAATCIQKEREALLQFKNSFSYDPSHPLASWNNGTDCCNWKGVGCNQITGHVTIIDLRSDDYQILDLAHNQLEGDIPPNLSNFDVMTRKRSKDGYYYYCEYSDAEMCYHSEKYVVQNIKSSELNYSMEQLKTFLVKIDLSKNHLVGSIPSEVIMLKGLFGLNLSHNNLVGTIPAEIGEMEVLESLDLSFNKLSGPIPRSLSKLSSLGVLVLSHNNLSGEIPREGHLSTYNEASNFDDNPYLCGDPLPTKCVNENSSEPQLKDMNNVDEEEDKWEKWLVYIMIIVGFIVGFWGVVGSLILKKSWRYKYFKFVDETYYKVDATIWKSIEFLKGICIPK from the exons ATGAGTAAATTAGTTTCTAAGAAAAGTTCAGTGGTTATATTACTTCGTGTGTTATGGAtgatactgcttcttctacaccTCCATTCTTGTTTCTTCATAACAGCAGCAACTTGCATCCAAAAGGAGCGTGAAGCTCTTCTTCAATTCAAGAATAGTTTTTCTTATGATCCTTCTCATCCCTTGGCTTCGTGGAATAATGGAACTGATTGCTGTAATTGGAAAGGAGTGGGTTGCAATCAAATTACTGGACATGTTACTATCATTGATCTTCGATCCGATGATTATCAG ATATTGGATCTCGCACACAATCAATTAGAAGGAGATATTCCACCAAATCTCAGCAACTTCGATGTAATGACAAGAAAACGTTCTAAGGATGGTTATTACTACTACTGTGAATATTCAGATGCTGAAATGTGCTATCATAGTGAAAAATATGTAGTACAAAACATCAAGTCAAGTGAGTTAAATTACTCCATGGAACAACTAAAAACATTTTTAGTAAAAATAGACCTCTCCAAAAATCATTTGGTCGGTTCCATTCCAAGTGAGGTAATTATGCTTAAAGGATTATTTGGATTGAATTTGTCCCACAATAATTTAGTTGGGACAATTCCTGCTGAAATAGGAGAAATGGAGGTGTTAGAATCACTCGACTTATCTTTCAACAAACTTTCTGGACCAATTCCAAGGAGTCTATCAAAACTAAGTTCATTAGGCGTGTTGGTGTTATCTCACAACAATCTTTCTGGAGAAATTCCTCGAGAAGGACATCTCTCCACATACAATGAAGCTTCAAATTTTGATGACAATCCATATCTATGCGGGGATCCACTTCCAACGAAATGTGTAAATGAGAATTCATCTGAACCACAATTAAAAGATATGAACAATGTGGATGAAGAGGAGGATAAATGGGAGAAGTGGTTGGTTTACATAATGATAATTGTTGGATTTATAGTTGGATTTTGGGGAGTTGTGGGAAGTTTAATCTTGAAGAAGAGTTGGAgatataaatatttcaagtttgtggATGAGACTTATTACAAGGTTGATGCAACCATTTGGAAGAGCATAGAATTTCTTAAAGGAATCTGCATTCCCAAATGA
- the LOC103504680 gene encoding receptor-like protein EIX2 isoform X1 codes for MSKLVSKKSSVVILLRVLWMILLLLHLHSCFFITAATCIQKEREALLQFKNSFSYDPSHPLASWNNGTDCCNWKGVGCNQITGHVTIIDLRSDDYQVDSYNSSWPLYSNNSIDSSLLELKYLNYLDLSGNHFNYTQIPSFLGSMVELTYLNLSNTVISGKVPPHLGNLTKLKVFDLSFNYQLQSNNGDVEWISHLSSLQFLGLTDMDFSKSLNLMQVLSYLTMLSSLRLSSCSLQNIYFSLSSSNYSSFLSRVQLLDLSYNQLNGSTPKAFQNMSSLNLLNLSANKFTAIEGGLYSSFIRNNCGLKEINLSWNSDLDVDLFETYENESISCFNNEYDLQVLNLRGTSMRTKIPDWLGKLKNMKSLNLRYSKIYGPVPASLGNLSSLEYLYLSDNALTGAIPTSFGRLLNLRELYLSNNRLEGVSDECFIQLGNLELLDISKNLFFKAVLTEASFANLSRLETLVIDHNEHLSLDMDPKWIPPFQLKSLVADSCIGCFGSEFPPWLQNQKSLIDLLLSNMSISSAIPTWLAPQNLTTLDLSHNKMTGSLITRIVDQMPNLRSLFLSNNLINDSLLSPLCQLKNLEILDLSNNRLSGIVQGCLLTPNLFYLDLSSNNFFGTFPHSQGNLSYIQQLYLRNNNFEGSMPIVLKNSHILDTLDLEGNKFSGNIPTWVGNNLLNLQLLILRGNLFNGTIPSTLCKLTGLQILDLAHNQLEGDIPPNLSNFDVMTRKRSKDGYYYYCEYSDAEMCYHSEKYVVQNIKSSELNYSMEQLKTFLVKIDLSKNHLVGSIPSEVIMLKGLFGLNLSHNNLVGTIPAEIGEMEVLESLDLSFNKLSGPIPRSLSKLSSLGVLVLSHNNLSGEIPREGHLSTYNEASNFDDNPYLCGDPLPTKCVNENSSEPQLKDMNNVDEEEDKWEKWLVYIMIIVGFIVGFWGVVGSLILKKSWRYKYFKFVDETYYKVDATIWKSIEFLKGICIPK; via the coding sequence ATGAGTAAATTAGTTTCTAAGAAAAGTTCAGTGGTTATATTACTTCGTGTGTTATGGAtgatactgcttcttctacaccTCCATTCTTGTTTCTTCATAACAGCAGCAACTTGCATCCAAAAGGAGCGTGAAGCTCTTCTTCAATTCAAGAATAGTTTTTCTTATGATCCTTCTCATCCCTTGGCTTCGTGGAATAATGGAACTGATTGCTGTAATTGGAAAGGAGTGGGTTGCAATCAAATTACTGGACATGTTACTATCATTGATCTTCGATCCGATGATTATCAGGTCGATTCCTACAACTCATCGTGGCCTTTATATAGCAATAATTCCATTGATTCTAGTTTGCTTGAGTTGAAATACTTAAATTATTTGGATTTAAGTGGGAATCACTTCAACTATACTCAAATCCCAAGCTTTTTAGGTTCAATGGTTGAGTTAACATATCTTAATCTTTCGAACACAGTCATTTCGGGTAAAGTTCCCCCTCATTTAGGAAATCTTactaaattgaaagtttttgatttatcattcaattaTCAACTGCAAAGCAATAATGGTGATGTTGAATGGATATCTCACCTTTCATCATTACAATTCCTTGGCTTGACTGACATGGACTTCTCAAAATCTTTGAATTTGATGCAAGTACTAAGTTATCTGACTATGTTGTCCTCTTTAAGACTGTCAAGTTGTAGCCTTCAAAACATCTATTTCTCTTTGAGTTCCTCAAATTATTCTTCATTTCTCAGCCGAGTTCAACTGTTAGACTTATCTTACAATCAATTAAACGGTTCAACTCCTAAGGCTTTTCAAAATATGTCTTCCTTGAATTTACTAAACCTTTCAGCAAATAAGTTTACTGCTATTGAAGGTGGACTCTACTCTTCCTTCATTAGAAACAATTGTGGtctaaaagaaattaatttatCATGGAACTCTGATCTTGATGTAGATTTGTTTGAAACTTATGAGAATGAATCTATAAGTTGCTTCAATAATGAATATGATCTTCAAGTGCTTAACTTAAGAGGTACATCTATGAGAACCAAAATTCCAGATTGGTTGggaaaattaaaaaacatgAAGTCCCTTAATCTTAGATATAGTAAGATTTATGGTCCAGTTCCAGCTTCACTAGGAAATTTATCAAGCCTTGAATATTTATATCTTTCAGACAATGCCTTAACAGGAGCAATTCCAACCTCATTTGGAAGATTATTAAACTTGAGAGAATTGTATCTTTCAAACAATAGATTGGAAGGGGTGAGCGACGAATGTTTTATCCAGCTTGGAAATTTGGAGTTGTTAGACATATCAAAAAACTTGTTCTTCAAAGCTGTTCTTACGGAAGCTAGTTTTGCAAATCTCTCTCGTTTGGAGACCTTAGTGATTGACCATAACGAGCATCTTTCATTGGACATGGACCCTAAATGGATTCCTCCTTTTCAATTAAAATCGCTTGTTGCAGACTCATGTATTGGTTGTTTTGGAAGTGAGTTCCCTCCATGGCTTCAAAACCAAAAATCATTGATTGATTTACTTTTGTCCAATATGAGTATCTCAAGTGCTATACCAACATGGTTGGCACCACAAAATCTCACCACTTTGGATCTTTCCCACAACAAAATGACAGGCTCGCTTATTACCAGAATTGTTGATCAAATGCCCAATTTGAGATCGTTATTTCTCAGTAATAATCTTATCAATGATTCTTTATTATCTCCACTCTGCCAATTGAAGAATTTGGAGATTTTGGATCTTTCAAATAATAGGTTATCTGGAATTGTTCAAGGTTGTTTGTTAACTCCAAATTTGTTTTATTTAGATTTGTCCTCAAACAACTTTTTTGGGACCTTTCCACATTCACAGGGTAATCTTTCTTATATTCAACAACTGTACTTGAGAAACAATAATTTTGAGGGGTCCATGCCAATTGTATTGAAGAATTCTCACATTTTGGATACATTAGATCTTGAAGGAAACAAATTCTCTGGAAATATCCCCACATGGGTAGGCAATAATCTTCTAAATTTGCAATTGCTAATACTACGAGGTAATTTGTTCAATGGAACCATTCCTTCAACTCTATGCAAACTCACTGGGTTGCAGATATTGGATCTCGCACACAATCAATTAGAAGGAGATATTCCACCAAATCTCAGCAACTTCGATGTAATGACAAGAAAACGTTCTAAGGATGGTTATTACTACTACTGTGAATATTCAGATGCTGAAATGTGCTATCATAGTGAAAAATATGTAGTACAAAACATCAAGTCAAGTGAGTTAAATTACTCCATGGAACAACTAAAAACATTTTTAGTAAAAATAGACCTCTCCAAAAATCATTTGGTCGGTTCCATTCCAAGTGAGGTAATTATGCTTAAAGGATTATTTGGATTGAATTTGTCCCACAATAATTTAGTTGGGACAATTCCTGCTGAAATAGGAGAAATGGAGGTGTTAGAATCACTCGACTTATCTTTCAACAAACTTTCTGGACCAATTCCAAGGAGTCTATCAAAACTAAGTTCATTAGGCGTGTTGGTGTTATCTCACAACAATCTTTCTGGAGAAATTCCTCGAGAAGGACATCTCTCCACATACAATGAAGCTTCAAATTTTGATGACAATCCATATCTATGCGGGGATCCACTTCCAACGAAATGTGTAAATGAGAATTCATCTGAACCACAATTAAAAGATATGAACAATGTGGATGAAGAGGAGGATAAATGGGAGAAGTGGTTGGTTTACATAATGATAATTGTTGGATTTATAGTTGGATTTTGGGGAGTTGTGGGAAGTTTAATCTTGAAGAAGAGTTGGAgatataaatatttcaagtttgtggATGAGACTTATTACAAGGTTGATGCAACCATTTGGAAGAGCATAGAATTTCTTAAAGGAATCTGCATTCCCAAATGA
- the LOC103504679 gene encoding uncharacterized protein LOC103504679 isoform X1, with protein MNSNAMVIVLMGVCGSAKSCACVCVESRTIDEMLGKALDFTFLDADYFHPVSNKASKFLQPKQKFYFPIAMDFRSLSRTELQATPFVRGIRFRPISLMLPWPTLLPFFNP; from the exons ATGAACTCGAATG CTATGGTGATCGTCCTGATGGGCGTCTGCGGTTCTGCAAAATC TTgtgcgtgtgtgtgtgtggaaAGCAGGACAATCGATGAGATGCTTGGCAAAGCCTTGGATTTCACTTTTCTTGATGCTGATTATTTTCACCCAGTCTCTAACAAAG CATCAAAATTTCTTCAACCcaaacaaaaattttattttcctatTGCCATGGATTTCCGTAGTTTGTCAAGGACAGAGCTCCAAGCGACCCCCTTTGTAAGAGGAATAAGATTCCGGCCAATATCACTAATGTTGCCATGGCCGACTCTTTTGCCGTTCTTCAATCCCTGA
- the LOC103504679 gene encoding gluconokinase-like isoform X2, which produces MNSNAMVIVLMGVCGSAKSCACVCVESRTIDEMLGKALDFTFLDADYFHPVSNKGTKTNILPISKGIPLWDKDPMPWLGKIRDTLRESIAC; this is translated from the exons ATGAACTCGAATG CTATGGTGATCGTCCTGATGGGCGTCTGCGGTTCTGCAAAATC TTgtgcgtgtgtgtgtgtggaaAGCAGGACAATCGATGAGATGCTTGGCAAAGCCTTGGATTTCACTTTTCTTGATGCTGATTATTTTCACCCAGTCTCTAACAAAG GAACGAAAACTAACATTTTGCCAATATCAAAAGGAATCCCTCTATGGGACAAAGATCCAATGCCATGGCTTGGGAAGATTCGAGATACATTGAGAGAGAGCATAGCATGTTAA
- the LOC103504679 gene encoding gluconokinase-like isoform X3 produces the protein MNSNAMVIVLMGVCGSAKSCACVCVESRTIDEMLGKALDFTFLDADYFHPVSNKGIPLWDKDPMPWLGKIRDTLRESIAC, from the exons ATGAACTCGAATG CTATGGTGATCGTCCTGATGGGCGTCTGCGGTTCTGCAAAATC TTgtgcgtgtgtgtgtgtggaaAGCAGGACAATCGATGAGATGCTTGGCAAAGCCTTGGATTTCACTTTTCTTGATGCTGATTATTTTCACCCAGTCTCTAACAAAG GAATCCCTCTATGGGACAAAGATCCAATGCCATGGCTTGGGAAGATTCGAGATACATTGAGAGAGAGCATAGCATGTTAA